GTACCAGAGGATGGGCGCGCCCGACGGGTGGCCGAGCATGTAGTTGGGGTAGGGGGTGAAGCCGGTGGGCTGGGTAGTCTCGTTGCCCATGGTATAGGGCCAGCACTGCTGGTCGGGGGCCAGGTTCTGGTCGGCCGCGTTGCGGAACTTGGCGCCGCTGCACGCCGTGGCGGGATAGTCCAGGCCATACTTGGCCTGGTTGAACGGATAGAGGATGGACTCCCCGTAGGGCGCCGCGTAGTTGAGGCCATAGCCGATGACCGCCTGCTTCTTGGAGGGGCAGGTGTACATCATGCACAGGCGCGCGATCTCGATGTGGTAGTAGGTGTCGTCGGTCACCTCGCTCTCCTTCTTGCCCGTGCGGTTGAGGTAGGAGAGCACGGCGTTCCGCCACGTGGCGGTGACGTTGACGTAGGGCGCCAGGGCCGCGTACCAGAAGGGGAAGCGCGTGGTCGAGCAGCGGGCGGCCGCGGCCGGATAGTCGTAGGGCGGCTCGACGAACGGGCCGTAGCTGGGCACCGCGGTGGTGCCGCCCGTCACGCTGATCGCCGGCGTGGTGCGCGCGCCCGCCGAGACCATCCACGACTCGAAGTCCTTGTTGTAATTGGCCATGGCCTGGCCGATCTGGCGCTGGTTGCTCAGGCAGTTGGTCAGCTCGGCCGTGGCCAGGGAGTGCACGATGGCCGGCAGGAGGAGACCCGCCAGGATGCTGATGATCCCGAGCACGACGAGCAACTCCACGAGAGTGAAGGCCCGCCGGCCGGCACGCCGCCGGAGTCGCTGCGTTCCAAGAACTGGCGTGTTCATTGGTTATGCACCCCCAGTTGGACTGCCCCTCGCCCGCCTCTGTGCGCACGCCCCCCGCT
This DNA window, taken from Planctomycetota bacterium, encodes the following:
- a CDS encoding type II secretion system protein; the encoded protein is MNTPVLGTQRLRRRAGRRAFTLVELLVVLGIISILAGLLLPAIVHSLATAELTNCLSNQRQIGQAMANYNKDFESWMVSAGARTTPAISVTGGTTAVPSYGPFVEPPYDYPAAAARCSTTRFPFWYAALAPYVNVTATWRNAVLSYLNRTGKKESEVTDDTYYHIEIARLCMMYTCPSKKQAVIGYGLNYAAPYGESILYPFNQAKYGLDYPATACSGAKFRNAADQNLAPDQQCWPYTMGNETTQPTGFTPYPNYMLGHPSGAPILWYGQSSHFSCMSDPSGQIAVCDTGLVTNDPVWQAYTTVPKWRPTEQYSVPTEWREHTAGLAAECWMGYTRFPLNAIYTGVGRTWADVWTPTKKKVGYYKYFYCSYTNDDNGINNPAYNTAWRPVPRHNKRTACLFFDGRVRPVDIMDIVSYEWGDRRCLFDNKPQTKMPTPRDDIFAELNGCGCKVYAVTDHTHQNSWLPERAAGGYVDTSK